The following proteins are co-located in the Paludibaculum fermentans genome:
- a CDS encoding enolase C-terminal domain-like protein translates to MERRQFLSALAAAPALVAAPAASKISAVEMWRLAGRRMVTPGQDGQYQVQPTHIYDALRPKPYKDTPQAQRESAVNAIYLNIKTADGLEGWYGPVDQEAALVIETQIKPFVMGKDALAGEALWDQMWRSNRHARAGLYLMGISAVDNCLWDLRGRYYKTPVYRLLGGPTRADVEVYGSCLGFSLELEPAFRKAQELKAAGYRHQKWFLAYGPGDGDEGLEKNVALVRTLREAVGENVELMFDVYSGWSLDYAIAWAKQVEKYHPRWLEEAFNPDKLESFVALHKATSIPIASGEHFYGRWETKRYLESGAISVVQADPEWCGGLSELVKICGIASLYDAQVLPHGHSIHAALHVIASQSPAVCPRAEYLITKMRSYYWFEKNQMTPVQARIALPDGPGFGIEFDEAKVEKKTLFKV, encoded by the coding sequence ATGGAACGAAGACAATTCCTGAGTGCGTTGGCGGCCGCGCCGGCCCTCGTGGCGGCTCCGGCGGCTTCCAAGATTTCGGCCGTGGAGATGTGGCGGCTGGCCGGCCGGCGGATGGTGACACCGGGCCAGGACGGGCAGTATCAGGTGCAGCCCACGCACATCTATGACGCGCTGAGGCCGAAGCCATACAAGGACACTCCGCAGGCCCAGCGCGAGTCGGCGGTAAATGCGATCTACCTGAACATCAAGACCGCCGATGGGCTGGAGGGCTGGTATGGGCCGGTGGACCAGGAGGCGGCGCTTGTCATTGAGACTCAAATCAAGCCGTTCGTGATGGGCAAGGACGCCTTGGCCGGCGAGGCGCTATGGGACCAGATGTGGCGGTCGAACCGCCATGCACGGGCCGGACTGTACCTGATGGGGATCTCGGCGGTGGACAACTGCCTGTGGGATCTGCGGGGCCGGTATTACAAGACCCCCGTGTACCGCCTGCTGGGCGGGCCGACCCGCGCGGATGTGGAAGTCTACGGATCGTGCCTCGGGTTCTCGCTGGAGTTGGAGCCGGCATTCCGCAAGGCGCAGGAGTTGAAGGCGGCGGGCTATCGCCATCAGAAATGGTTCCTGGCGTACGGACCAGGCGACGGCGATGAGGGTCTGGAAAAGAATGTCGCGCTGGTGCGGACGCTGCGTGAGGCTGTGGGTGAGAATGTCGAGCTCATGTTCGACGTTTACTCCGGCTGGTCGCTCGACTACGCGATCGCGTGGGCGAAACAGGTGGAGAAGTACCATCCACGCTGGCTGGAAGAGGCGTTCAATCCGGACAAGCTGGAGTCGTTCGTGGCGCTGCACAAGGCGACGTCGATCCCCATCGCTTCGGGCGAACACTTTTACGGCCGTTGGGAGACGAAACGGTATCTGGAGTCGGGCGCGATCTCCGTGGTGCAGGCGGATCCGGAGTGGTGCGGCGGGTTGAGCGAGCTGGTCAAGATCTGCGGCATCGCTTCGCTGTACGACGCGCAGGTGCTGCCGCATGGGCACAGCATTCATGCGGCGCTGCATGTGATTGCCTCGCAGAGCCCGGCCGTGTGCCCGCGGGCGGAGTACCTGATCACCAAAATGAGGTCGTACTACTGGTTTGAGAAGAACCAGATGACGCCGGTGCAGGCGCGGATTGCGCTGCCGGACGGGCCGGGTTTCGGGATCGAATTTGACGAGGCGAAGGTGGAGAAGAAGACACTGTTCAAAGTGTAA
- a CDS encoding 50S ribosomal protein L11 methyltransferase translates to MYSLFLECPEQDAELLSSELWEEGASGIQEESLPGARCQLRAWFDDPTGLLQRFAPFQPRIEADQEIDWEQASRQAWQPFEIGKKLYLAPEWDEDPTPRGRMRLTIHPGQALGTGDHPATQLCLEALEKHLPPAAVVLDVGAGTGILMAAAALLGARHVAGCDIEYDSIAVAYRNLLTDGLPPHVFAGSTRAVRSQSVDLLVANINAVTHEALAAEYARVARRCLILSGFPDRHAGRVRQAMLGHGFELAETIEKNEWVCLVLWNEDNS, encoded by the coding sequence ATGTATTCGTTATTCCTCGAGTGTCCGGAGCAAGACGCGGAACTGCTCTCCTCGGAGCTATGGGAGGAGGGTGCGAGCGGCATTCAGGAGGAGTCTCTCCCGGGTGCGCGCTGCCAGCTGCGGGCGTGGTTTGACGACCCCACGGGGCTGCTGCAGCGCTTTGCCCCGTTCCAGCCGCGCATTGAAGCGGACCAGGAGATTGATTGGGAACAGGCCTCGCGGCAGGCCTGGCAACCCTTCGAGATCGGGAAGAAGCTGTATCTGGCTCCCGAGTGGGACGAAGACCCGACTCCGCGCGGGCGCATGCGGCTGACGATTCATCCGGGCCAGGCGTTGGGTACGGGCGATCATCCGGCAACGCAACTGTGCCTGGAGGCACTGGAGAAGCACCTGCCGCCCGCCGCCGTCGTCCTGGATGTCGGAGCAGGCACCGGGATCCTAATGGCCGCCGCGGCGCTGCTGGGGGCGCGGCATGTGGCCGGCTGCGACATCGAATACGATTCGATTGCAGTGGCCTACCGGAACCTATTGACGGACGGGCTGCCGCCACACGTCTTCGCGGGCTCGACGCGGGCTGTGCGGTCGCAATCGGTGGATCTGCTGGTGGCCAATATCAACGCGGTGACGCACGAGGCGCTGGCTGCGGAGTACGCCCGCGTGGCGCGGCGCTGCCTGATTCTGTCCGGCTTTCCGGACCGGCATGCTGGGCGAGTACGACAGGCAATGCTGGGCCACGGATTCGAACTGGCGGAGACGATCGAGAAGAACGAGTGGGTATGCCTGGTCCTATGGAACGAAGACAATTCCTGA
- a CDS encoding long-chain-fatty-acid--CoA ligase, with protein sequence MNVPLTPLRCLQRAQELFGQKTGVVCGPRSFTYQQFAERCQKLATALPKHGVTAGDRVAYLSFNTHKLLEGYYGVIQAGAIVMPLNVRLSSGELITIFNHAGVKVLLFENDFAGLVEQLKPHCPTVERWVSLDDGHELADFPYEALLAEGRPEEPDIFSVDENATAELFYTSGSTGTPKGVMLTHRNLYLHALGVLNLAQDPNHTVDLHTIPLFHANGWGKPQCSTMNGFKQVMVRRFDPVTVLGLIQEHQATEMSLVPTMANMLLNSPELGKYNLSSMRVIMLGGAAASPELVAKLEAAFHCDVRAGYGLSETCPVLTCARQKSTVVYADDQDRYRHQAMAGWPILGVRVQVVDLYDKPVPQDGQTIGEVVAQGDNIMSGYYREPDATAAVVRNNWFHTGDMAVWDEEGYIHIVDRKKEIIISGGENISSIEVERAICMHEAVLECAVVAAPDTEWGEVPAAVISVKPGYELTEEALMAFLKTRLGKFKLPRICEFIDEPLPKTGTGKIRKLILRERFWSDKQKRVQG encoded by the coding sequence ATGAATGTGCCCCTCACTCCCCTGCGCTGCCTGCAACGGGCGCAGGAATTGTTTGGGCAGAAGACCGGAGTGGTCTGCGGCCCGCGGTCGTTCACCTATCAGCAGTTTGCCGAGCGATGCCAGAAGCTGGCGACGGCGCTGCCGAAACACGGCGTGACGGCGGGCGACCGCGTGGCGTACCTGAGCTTCAATACGCACAAGCTGCTGGAAGGCTACTACGGCGTGATCCAGGCGGGGGCGATCGTCATGCCGCTGAACGTGCGGCTGTCCTCCGGTGAGTTGATCACGATCTTCAATCACGCTGGTGTGAAGGTGCTGCTGTTCGAGAACGACTTCGCCGGCCTGGTCGAACAGCTGAAGCCGCACTGCCCGACAGTGGAACGCTGGGTGTCGCTGGATGATGGCCATGAGTTGGCCGATTTTCCATATGAGGCGCTGCTGGCGGAGGGCCGTCCCGAGGAGCCCGACATCTTCTCCGTGGACGAGAACGCCACGGCCGAGTTGTTCTATACCAGCGGCAGCACCGGCACGCCCAAGGGTGTGATGCTGACGCACCGCAACCTCTACCTGCACGCGCTGGGGGTGCTGAACCTGGCCCAGGATCCCAATCACACAGTCGACCTGCATACAATTCCGCTGTTCCATGCGAATGGTTGGGGCAAGCCCCAGTGCTCGACCATGAACGGCTTCAAGCAGGTGATGGTGCGGCGGTTCGATCCGGTGACGGTACTCGGGCTGATCCAGGAGCACCAGGCCACGGAGATGAGCCTGGTACCGACGATGGCGAACATGCTGCTGAACTCGCCGGAGTTGGGCAAGTACAACCTGTCGAGCATGCGGGTGATCATGCTTGGCGGGGCCGCCGCTTCGCCGGAGCTCGTTGCGAAGCTGGAGGCCGCGTTTCACTGCGACGTCCGTGCCGGATATGGATTGAGTGAAACCTGCCCGGTGCTGACCTGCGCGCGGCAGAAATCCACTGTGGTCTATGCGGACGACCAGGACCGCTACCGCCATCAGGCGATGGCCGGCTGGCCCATATTGGGGGTCCGCGTCCAGGTGGTGGATCTGTACGACAAGCCGGTGCCCCAGGACGGCCAAACGATCGGCGAAGTGGTGGCCCAAGGCGATAACATCATGTCGGGCTACTACCGCGAACCGGACGCAACCGCCGCCGTCGTGAGGAACAATTGGTTCCACACTGGGGACATGGCGGTGTGGGACGAGGAAGGCTACATCCACATCGTCGACCGCAAGAAAGAGATCATCATCAGCGGCGGCGAGAACATTTCGTCGATCGAGGTGGAGCGCGCGATCTGCATGCACGAAGCGGTGCTGGAGTGCGCGGTGGTGGCGGCTCCGGACACCGAATGGGGCGAGGTGCCGGCTGCAGTGATCTCAGTGAAACCGGGCTATGAACTTACGGAAGAGGCGCTGATGGCCTTCCTCAAGACGCGACTGGGCAAGTTCAAGCTGCCGCGTATTTGCGAGTTCATCGACGAGCCCTTGCCGAAGACCGGCACGGGGAAGATCCGGAAGCTGATCTTGCGCGAGAGATTCTGGTCTGATAAACAGAAGCGGGTACAAGGCTAA
- a CDS encoding cupin domain-containing protein, with translation MSRVQWIPRVFEWRSKMTVAQLAPVITRKSLENTYRYGGGVISILLSAEQTGGQFSVWESVQKPGSEPPLHIHYTSDETFFVMEGTMRFMVGEAIIEAPAGSVVFAPRGIPHTFKIKSEFVRAITVCTPGGFEVWFRTLGTPAAGFDLPDQVEPFNPADLPRMIELGRKLGTETIRPVEF, from the coding sequence ATGAGCCGGGTACAGTGGATCCCGCGCGTCTTCGAGTGGAGGTCGAAGATGACAGTTGCGCAGTTGGCTCCGGTGATTACCCGGAAGAGCCTGGAGAACACTTACCGGTATGGTGGCGGGGTGATCAGCATCCTGCTCTCGGCCGAACAGACGGGCGGGCAGTTCTCGGTCTGGGAGAGCGTGCAGAAGCCGGGGAGCGAGCCGCCCCTGCACATTCACTACACCTCGGACGAGACCTTTTTCGTGATGGAGGGGACGATGCGGTTCATGGTGGGCGAGGCGATTATCGAGGCTCCGGCAGGGAGCGTCGTGTTCGCGCCGCGAGGGATCCCGCATACCTTCAAGATCAAATCGGAGTTTGTGCGGGCGATCACGGTTTGCACGCCGGGCGGGTTTGAGGTGTGGTTCCGGACCTTGGGAACGCCGGCGGCGGGTTTCGATTTGCCGGATCAGGTGGAACCCTTCAACCCAGCCGACCTGCCTCGAATGATCGAGTTGGGGCGGAAGTTGGGAACCGAGACGATCCGGCCGGTCGAATTCTAG
- a CDS encoding SMI1/KNR4 family protein has protein sequence MPEQNQELAARLAGIQIKLDQLRAADPALTVFGSRTHKYRLRPALPPKALSELETHLGVELPDEYRLFVTQIGHGGAGPYYGLFPLDSHDPEDLTQPDLARKPFRWTEAFNPYDWEDPCSHEDVWCDDEEDWGEEMDDVDADGVDEEVVNAPRQIILGVPGALYICHQGCGIRFFLVVNGKSRGEVWRDAQNDDAGLRPECDGRGRHLSFLDWYESWLDDSLKATS, from the coding sequence ATGCCCGAACAGAATCAAGAACTTGCCGCCCGTCTGGCCGGAATTCAGATCAAGCTGGACCAGCTTCGGGCCGCTGATCCTGCCCTGACAGTCTTCGGCTCAAGAACCCACAAGTACCGATTACGACCAGCACTCCCGCCTAAAGCCCTGTCGGAGCTGGAGACGCATTTGGGCGTGGAACTGCCGGACGAATATCGCCTCTTCGTTACCCAGATCGGTCATGGCGGGGCTGGCCCGTACTACGGACTCTTCCCGCTGGATAGTCACGACCCGGAAGACCTCACGCAGCCGGACCTGGCCCGCAAACCGTTTCGCTGGACGGAAGCCTTCAACCCCTACGACTGGGAGGATCCTTGCAGTCACGAGGATGTCTGGTGCGACGACGAGGAAGACTGGGGCGAGGAAATGGACGACGTGGATGCTGATGGCGTAGACGAGGAAGTGGTAAATGCTCCGCGCCAGATTATTCTGGGTGTCCCGGGCGCCTTGTATATCTGTCATCAAGGCTGCGGCATCCGGTTCTTCCTCGTGGTGAACGGGAAGAGCCGAGGTGAAGTGTGGCGGGACGCTCAGAACGACGACGCAGGACTGCGGCCGGAGTGCGATGGCCGCGGCCGGCACCTGAGCTTTCTGGATTGGTATGAGAGCTGGTTGGATGACAGTCTGAAAGCGACGAGTTAG
- a CDS encoding NHL repeat-containing protein, which produces MAGGTFIPFVSAGAVLIVQHNQSDAPVLVRFGLKGELERIPLAISGAQRLTIYAVSSNADGVVAASGSAFSDEGGRRCFLLRIQPDRKQQLVKWVTDGAPQVVALPPDGTLWSIGPAREGAGGWRQNVLKRFDRDGREIDSRVVKARGQVIHGDDPGVDKPRDATVLSSLRASADRVGWMTNGNEYIEFDLEGREVLRLDGPANESRSGVMAFGSSGEVVMTAIQNKRPTYWTLDRQDHSWVRTLLVGQDLRDPVLLLLGFEGRTLAATPGDGLVYRFKLLEDVK; this is translated from the coding sequence ATGGCAGGCGGAACGTTCATCCCGTTCGTGAGCGCCGGCGCGGTGCTCATCGTGCAGCACAATCAGTCGGATGCGCCGGTACTCGTCCGGTTCGGGTTGAAGGGGGAACTCGAGCGAATCCCTCTCGCCATATCTGGCGCTCAGCGGCTCACGATCTATGCAGTTTCGAGCAATGCGGACGGGGTAGTTGCCGCATCTGGTTCCGCATTCAGTGATGAAGGCGGCAGACGGTGCTTTCTTCTCAGAATTCAACCGGATCGCAAGCAGCAATTGGTCAAATGGGTGACGGACGGCGCACCACAGGTGGTCGCGCTGCCGCCCGATGGAACGCTGTGGAGTATCGGTCCGGCGCGCGAGGGAGCGGGCGGCTGGCGGCAGAACGTACTCAAGCGCTTCGACCGTGATGGACGAGAGATCGATTCGCGGGTGGTGAAGGCGCGGGGACAGGTCATTCACGGAGATGATCCGGGTGTCGACAAACCGCGGGATGCCACGGTGTTGTCCTCGCTGCGGGCATCAGCCGATCGCGTGGGCTGGATGACGAACGGCAATGAGTACATTGAGTTCGATCTTGAGGGGCGTGAAGTGCTGCGGCTGGATGGACCAGCGAACGAGTCGAGATCTGGAGTTATGGCATTTGGCTCCAGTGGTGAGGTCGTGATGACCGCGATCCAGAACAAGCGGCCCACATACTGGACACTGGACCGGCAGGACCATAGCTGGGTGAGGACACTGCTAGTGGGGCAGGATCTCCGCGATCCGGTCTTGCTGCTCCTCGGATTTGAGGGACGGACGCTAGCGGCAACCCCTGGGGACGGGCTGGTTTACCGGTTCAAGCTTTTGGAGGATGTGAAGTAG
- a CDS encoding DUF1801 domain-containing protein: MLHSKNSLLDDYIGRSPQFAQPILAHLRKLVHEGCPEIEEDMVSSRPTFLHRSKGIASMVAFDSHCVFSFLMPSVNQKIAESAVLEAQLSGSLWHLKTLEDVPADEIVRAFVREAVDVVDSRLRLSYGVVIRHSLRRGALFMVGAFIMAVFFPTVIANIEYNRRLNEKRIGLAHDVIEHDAQVNALMSEMKIQLNIFWIEAHDPAIVKVTPKSVSAANAEFNKQWQRLNALAWYKYWNLLADAYATRAIKRSEYGELHKAITEWTDATAKTNESLGALEISTLYRPDLKSRTSLISAIEENRKRREALTYQIYSVIISNAEPGVWKDLRGVFGSRE, encoded by the coding sequence ATGCTCCATTCGAAAAATTCACTCCTCGACGACTACATCGGTCGCTCTCCTCAGTTCGCGCAGCCGATCCTAGCTCACCTGCGCAAGCTGGTCCACGAAGGCTGCCCTGAAATTGAAGAGGACATGGTATCTAGTCGGCCGACGTTCCTGCATCGAAGCAAGGGAATTGCTAGTATGGTCGCATTTGATTCTCATTGTGTATTTAGTTTTCTGATGCCATCTGTTAATCAGAAGATTGCGGAGTCCGCAGTTTTGGAAGCGCAGTTGAGCGGTTCGCTTTGGCATCTGAAAACACTTGAAGATGTTCCAGCTGATGAGATCGTGCGCGCTTTCGTTCGTGAAGCGGTTGATGTTGTCGATTCTCGGCTTCGCCTTTCCTATGGTGTGGTCATTCGGCACTCACTTCGGCGAGGTGCCCTGTTTATGGTCGGTGCATTTATTATGGCCGTATTCTTTCCAACCGTAATTGCTAACATTGAATACAATCGAAGGTTAAATGAGAAGAGAATTGGTCTGGCTCATGACGTGATCGAGCACGATGCGCAGGTGAATGCGCTAATGAGTGAGATGAAGATCCAGTTGAACATATTCTGGATCGAAGCGCACGACCCCGCAATTGTTAAAGTCACACCAAAGAGTGTAAGTGCAGCTAATGCAGAGTTTAACAAGCAGTGGCAGCGACTTAACGCGCTCGCGTGGTATAAGTACTGGAATCTGCTTGCCGACGCGTACGCCACTCGCGCTATCAAGCGGAGCGAGTACGGCGAGCTTCATAAGGCAATAACTGAATGGACTGACGCTACTGCAAAAACGAATGAGTCTTTAGGGGCCCTGGAGATATCGACTCTCTATAGGCCTGATCTCAAAAGCCGCACCAGTCTTATTAGCGCAATAGAAGAGAATAGAAAGAGGCGCGAAGCGCTTACGTACCAAATCTACTCGGTTATAATTAGTAATGCAGAGCCGGGTGTTTGGAAAGATCTCAGGGGCGTTTTCGGGAGTCGCGAGTGA
- a CDS encoding mandelate racemase/muconate lactonizing enzyme family protein, which translates to MKITNVRPLVMGTPWRNLTFVVVETDEGLTGLGEVRMINNTEALLGYLAEAVPRYVIGKDPFDRELIVDNMRLHDYSRAGEVAMSGISLIEMACWDIVGKALNQPVYRLMGGAVRSKIKAYANGWYTVERTPEEFAKAARRVVDRGYRAAKLDPFGAGFYELDRQERLKSIALVEAVRHEAGPDFDIFVEMHGRFNPATAIQIARDLEPFHPGWLEEPVPPENLKALKKVADAVHTPIATGERIHTRFECRELFELQCCDIVQVDLSHFGGISEARKLAAWAEAYYMLVAPHNVCGPVATAANVHLAACTPNYKILEHFNDFADAWVQGAVDHYPQVVDGYFSLPDRPGLGLSLNEDFVAAHPRENVHFNLYSEDWHKRQAKQ; encoded by the coding sequence ATGAAGATCACCAACGTCCGCCCCCTGGTTATGGGCACTCCCTGGCGCAACCTTACCTTCGTTGTCGTCGAAACCGATGAGGGACTCACCGGCCTCGGTGAAGTCCGCATGATCAATAACACCGAGGCCCTCCTCGGCTACCTCGCCGAAGCCGTCCCCCGCTATGTCATCGGCAAGGATCCCTTCGACCGCGAGCTCATCGTCGACAACATGCGCCTGCACGACTATAGCCGCGCCGGCGAAGTCGCCATGAGCGGAATTTCCCTCATCGAGATGGCCTGCTGGGATATCGTCGGCAAAGCCCTGAACCAGCCCGTCTACCGCCTGATGGGTGGAGCCGTCCGCTCCAAAATCAAGGCCTATGCCAATGGCTGGTACACCGTGGAACGTACCCCGGAGGAGTTCGCCAAAGCCGCCCGCCGAGTCGTCGACCGCGGCTATCGCGCCGCCAAACTGGACCCCTTCGGCGCCGGCTTCTACGAACTCGACCGCCAGGAACGGCTCAAGTCCATCGCCCTCGTCGAAGCCGTCCGCCACGAAGCCGGCCCCGACTTCGACATCTTCGTCGAGATGCATGGCCGCTTCAATCCCGCCACCGCCATCCAGATCGCCCGCGACCTGGAACCGTTCCATCCCGGCTGGCTAGAGGAACCGGTGCCGCCGGAAAATCTAAAGGCCCTCAAGAAGGTTGCCGACGCAGTTCACACCCCCATCGCCACCGGGGAACGCATCCACACCCGCTTCGAGTGCCGCGAGCTCTTCGAACTCCAGTGCTGCGACATCGTACAGGTCGACCTCTCCCACTTCGGCGGGATCTCGGAGGCCCGCAAACTCGCTGCCTGGGCCGAGGCCTACTACATGCTTGTGGCGCCTCACAATGTCTGCGGACCCGTCGCCACCGCGGCCAATGTCCACCTCGCCGCTTGCACGCCCAACTACAAGATCCTCGAACACTTCAACGACTTCGCCGACGCCTGGGTGCAGGGCGCGGTCGATCACTACCCGCAAGTGGTGGATGGATACTTCTCCCTACCGGACCGCCCCGGCCTTGGACTATCTCTGAATGAGGACTTTGTCGCCGCTCACCCGCGTGAGAACGTCCACTTCAATCTCTACTCAGAGGACTGGCACAAACGGCAGGCCAAGCAGTAG